Within Thermogemmatispora onikobensis, the genomic segment TTAGGCTACTACGCTCCTTTGCTTCTATAGCGATGTGTCCGAACAGCATGCTCATCCTGCCGGGCCGTGAGGCAGAGCGCAGCCCAAAGCTGGATGGACTGCGGACCTTCCCCGTTCCCGGCGGCTGAGCACTATGTGCTGAAGAGGGGAAGAACTGTGTATATCCTTGTGGTTGATGATAGCCAGTTTACAACTGCGCTGGTGCAGTTTGCCTTGAAACAGGAAGGCTACGAAGTTGAAGTCACGGACAACCCTCGTGGGGCCATGCAGATGATCCAGAAGCGCGAGCCTGACCTGTTGATCCTCGACATTGCCATGCCCTATCAGAGCGGTTTCGAGTTTACTGCCAGGTTGCGAGCGGAGGGTTACGATATTCCTCTGATCTTCATGACCGCCCAGGATAGCATGGAGTCTAAGCTCAAAGGCTTTCATATTGGGGCTGACGACTATATTTGTAAGCCTTTCGATCACCAGGAGCTGGTCGCGCGTGTCCAGGCTGTGCTTCGTCGCATCAAGCGCAGCAAACACAGTGAAGGTCAAAGTATCCGCGTTGGCCCGATCGAGCTGTTCCCGGCTGAGCTACAGGTGGTGATCAATGATCGCGTCAAAGTGCCATTGACCC encodes:
- a CDS encoding response regulator transcription factor produces the protein MYILVVDDSQFTTALVQFALKQEGYEVEVTDNPRGAMQMIQKREPDLLILDIAMPYQSGFEFTARLRAEGYDIPLIFMTAQDSMESKLKGFHIGADDYICKPFDHQELVARVQAVLRRIKRSKHSEGQSIRVGPIELFPAELQVVINDRVKVPLT